The stretch of DNA GCTTAGTCAACagcattctttttttttttttggcagggGAGTTTGAGGAGTATTTTTTAGGTGtgattaagaaaaagaaaataggagaaaaaagaaaacaaatttttttgatCAAAATGAGGGTCAAGCCCGATAGTAAGATCTGTTTAGAGTTTCATGGGCTTGGAGGCAATGTGATCCATAACTTGGCGGGGCAAATCCGtatgaaaacaaaacaaagttgAGTGTTTTTTAGCtttgattaagaaagagaagatAGGaggatacaaaaaaaaaaaaaccaaaacaaagttgaattagaaaagaaaagaaaaaaacgaaCGGAAAAGGTAGTTAACGCGCCGGGCATGTGCAGTGCACGTTCCCGGCTAGGCACGTGTTGTTCTTCACGCAAGGAGAGTGGCGAGATTCAAAGCATTAGCTGGGCCCCACAGTTTGCCAAAAACCACAAACTTGCCTGATGAGTTTGGACATTCTCTCTTCCCTCTCACTCTTTCATATTGAccaattttttctcaaaaatcgTGAATAATCCACTAAGGTGGAAGCCCTAATAAACATAATAGTTAAATTGTATGTAAAATAGTTAAAGTCGATGACTCAATTAATCACAAAATCACGAGGACTGtattaggtattaactcaaattttatttacaaatatttcttattaaataagggaaaataagcaataaaaaaGTACTGAGTAAGTTATAGATAATTGAAGTAATCTTATTAATGGAGTGAGATTCATGAGATTAGATGGGGATGATATTATCACCTTTGGGCGTTGATCTCGTGCTAAGTTAACAAACAGTTAATGATAGCTTGGCAGCCATTATCGCCCATCCGCTCTTGTCTTCTTCCTGTCTTCAATTTCTCCGTTCAAATCTCTTTCCCGCGATCTCCCTCTATATCCTCGCAAAACGCACTACACACTTCATCATGGAGTCGGAGCTTGGAATTTTGGTGTATTAGCTGTTAGAAGATGAGATTATAATGCTCACAGAAGTAGGCAATTTAGGGGTTTTGGAGCGTTTGGTTTGCTAGGAGATTAAGGTGATGTTGTGATGGATTTCGTTTTAGTTCTTTTCGCTGTGGATTTTGGTGATAATCAGCTCCTGTCACGTCTGCTCATGTGGTGGCGAGATTGGAGGAGGAAGTGGGCCAAGTGGCCATGGATTCTGGTGGCGTGGAAGCAGTAGAGACCTATTGGGTGCCCCTGCTCATGTGGTGGACATGCAGCATTAAGAATTGGAGTAAATTGGTTTCCATACTAACTTGAATTTGTTCTTAGCTTTGTTTGCCTTTCGGTTTTCACATTTTTTCCCCAATTTCCTTGAATGCTAAGGAGTAATTGTGAATTTTGTGATATCTTCTGTTACTTATTGCTAGAGGTGTTGGAATTTGAAGGCAATAAGGAGGCATGAGCTGGAGATTTAGTTCTTTATCTGAAATCTTATGCTCTGTTTGATGGCTACATTCAAAAGAGGGATAGACTTTGACAATGCAGTGAATTTCTTTCTTGTAGTGGATATTTCAGATAACTGCATTTATTAGGCTACTTAAAATACTTGGTGAAACGGTTGCTCTGAAACTTGTTACTTCATTCAGTCTTATTTCTTAAATGGTGTCTTTTGCTGTGTATATCATCTGAGATGATCATGTGTGATCTGTGGCTTGATCTGACCCTGAAATGATTGTGAAGGATTTAGGTGTGTTACATCCAGTTCTGAGAATGATGCTACCAGATGGAGTTCTATATTGTTGTCAGACTATCTCTATCTCCATTCTCCATATTGTTGTCAGACTGCTTCTCTCTGCTGCCACAGTTTCTTTTTTGGATGCTATCAGATGGGTAATGGGAAAAGCTTGTGCTCTTCTGAGTTGTGGAAAGGATTAGAGGTTCATCTTGATATCACTTCCAATGATTATAATATTGGATATGCACATCTGAAATTGGCCCATCCTTGATTACTGGAGAGCTGAAAATTTTCAAACAGAGTTTCCAATATTTCATAAGGAAGGTCTGGTAACTTTTTAAATCCCTTCTATGATCCCTTTGCTTGATTACCTTGGCATCTTAGGAAGTGAATTGATCTGCTTTTACTTGTGTAGAACTGAGGACTCGGGAATAGGGCAAAATGGTGGGACAATTTATTTGTGCATTAGATAAGTATGACTACTTTCAAAGATTTAAGAAGCAAAAATGGATCAATATCCCATCTTTGGGGGGATGGGCAGAGGTATTGAGACACTACATTTGTAACTAGACAAGTATGACTAAGCTTGAAGATGAGAGTAGTAAAAATATACTATATATCAATCTCCTATCTTATTTTGGATCCTCCATAGGAAAATTACTGAAGAtaggaaaatatatattgtaatgtCCATCAAACGCATAAGATAGGGTGAAATGTAGGGAATTGCTTTGAAAACACAGCTGTTTATACCTTAAAAGATCTAACAATTAACAGAgttctattttcttttattttttattattttataagtaATTCACATAGCtctattttaaaataacatttCTCAGGGGAAAATGCCTGTTTCATATTAATTTTCCTGATTCTCATATCATTGCCAAACACTAATATCATATTGTTGTAATCcatttttatgaaatttgtCTGGCAGGTGCTGTCTTCTGTAAAGCATTTAACCATTAAAATGTGGATTAAAATACTTAACGATGGTAATAAGGGTTCTATCCAAAGAGAAGAAAAGATTGTGGTACTAGTGTACTACCTTATGGTGGTAAAGggtggaataaaaaaaaaagaaagaaagaggggAACTGATAACAGAGCCATAAATCTGTCAACATGTGAAACAAGCTATGCAGCTGAAGCCTAGCACTCTCTCAAAGTTGCTAGATGATCATGGTTTCAGCCTTTCAGGTACTTAGTACTTTTCCTTTGTATTTAGACTATTTCTTAGTTTGAGAGAGACTTTTCATCTTTACCGAAGTAACATGTCTTTCATATAAATATACTTATCTGAATCAGGGTAATTTAAATGAATAATCACTATCAAGTTTTCTATGAAGTTTCTCTTTGCATCTTAGTTCTGATGCATAAAATGCATACCTTCACTCTCTTATAAAAAGACAATGtttcataaaaaaatacaattgttCCCCTACAAAGTGTGCCTCCCAGCAATATTACTAAAACCATAAGTTTACTTACTATAGGTGATTGCCAATGATCATATATACAAGATCAAGGTTGCTGCTCCAAAAGTTTCATTTTCACTGCTATATTGCCTTATGTTCTACACTATGAAATGTATACATGGTagtagttaattaatttatataccTAATGGATGGTCATGACTAGTCCTCCCTTCACTCTGGAGGCCCGTACTTGTTATTTGAATAGAAGTGCATGTTAGTTTTATTTGTGGTTAGAGAGATTAGATAATGTGATAAGTACACATATACATGCTGTGAAAATTAAGTTTCTTGCTTTTCTGGAGTTCAAAACGAATCTTTAATTTGACAATGAgtgtttttcaattttatttcaatagAAAATGTTGATGTCATATATTTCAAATAAGTAAGAGAAAATTAAGTGcagaaattttaaaatgtccTAGAAATTTAAGAAgtccatttatttttaatttttagctgAATTAAGTTCAATTGAAAAAAGAATTAATCTTTAGTTGAATACAATATATTTCTGTATCAAAAggtttttctttcatttctggTTGGATAAGTATGAATGAAATGATTTTTAGTAAGGGTTCGTTCATAATTAAAATTTCCTAAAATGGAATTACAAAGTTGATTTTATTGGCGCTCCGCAAATCTGCAGAGTTGATTCTCCCattattatttatctttttggagaattagaaaaattatgtgGAGCGCCAATTACACCCTATAAATTCAGTCTTTTCGGTACACATTTTAGGGTTTCTTCACCTGCCGTTAATTGAAAAGCCAGCAGATGCACAACCTGCTATGGATATAGTCATATAGAGTCTGTGGAGTGGCTAGGCGTTTGACAAGATCAAGGTTTTTTGTTCTCCAAAAGAAGTGAGTGTTTCTTTTCAATTCTAGTTGTTGGAATCATTTCAAgtcttaattttcattttcattcttaTTGTTGTACTTCAATGCCCtagaattttcttttttcttaatagAGGCACATAGTAAAGGCTTCATACTATCTGGTATATGGAGACCATTTTCAATTAAAGAGGCCTTTTCTGGAAAGGAATTTTGATCCTTATTGAGGAAGGTCATGAATTTGAAGCATCATGTAGGATCTATTGGTTAATTCCTTGTTTAATATTGTtgatcatataatataatataaacataaatgtgcagggGTTCGAATCTCCGCGCACACGTGAGGGGATgtaagcttttagttgagatggagcacatgcctcaatttggtatcagagcctcaAATGACCTTTgacatggctctgataccaaattgaagcatgtgacCTTTGAcatgactctgataccaaattggagcatgtgctccatctcaactaaaagcttaagctgatagttggactgcacattttatgtttatatttatttatgcttAACAAATATGTAAATGGTttataagaaaatcatacacCATCGTCTGGCTAATTTGAAATGTGTTATTAAATTGACAACCACCAACTTTTAAAGCTTTAGCTTGTGATGAAATATTAAGAATTTCTGTGATTCTGTCTAATTGTTATACAAGAAGCTAATTTTGATGAACCATGGTCATCCGATGCCCTTGTaaaacttatttgattttatttgctTAGGCACAACTTTCATATCTCTGGTTCCTTGATATCTGCCCTTGGTTTTCAGCTGTTGTTTAAAAGTAAAATGGAAAACCTTGACTCTACATCAGAGAGCAGATAAACCTCATAACTTTGAAATTAGAGGATAACTGGATGTATTATTGATATTTAGGCAATAAGCATTTTATTGATCTTTGTGTAGGTTAATCTAGGCTTATATTAACTTTGTTGCATAGGGTACTGCTATaaatggaaatttttttttcagatctaTTATGTTAAATGAGCATGAGTTGTGGAAGAATTTCCTAAAGGCTGTGCTTGACTATATTTGCAACTAGTATTAGAAGagattatttgaatttaaactAACTGTAGATTTATCAATATAGCACAAAATTGTTTCTTGAAGTTGAATGTAGAAAAATGAGTGTTCTTAGACTTACTTAGTATTATGTTATTAAGGAGGTCAGGCGTAGCCCACCTCTTCTTGTGTTTTCTGCATTGTAGACTATAAATTGGTATCTCCTCTCCAGCTTAAGATGGTTTACCTTTTCCCCTTAAATAAAGAGAGTAAAAAAGAGCAAGCAGGTCTGATATTGATTTTGTTGTTTCTCATGCATTTTTTTGTGAATCTTCACCAGGTGCAAAGCTGAAGAGGATCCAAAGAGCAAGTTCTGTAATTCTGTAAAGTGGTATGATATGGTGAATCCACCTGCAGGTATTCAATCTTTACCTCAGGTTCTTGGAGAAACAAATGGAAGCCAAAATTTGATTTTGGAATctgaaaaagataaaaaatttcCAGAATCTATGAAGTTGTTTGCTGATAATATTGACCACAGGCTCATCTCCTCTACAACATCAAGCACAGGGGGAATACTTACAAATTTCCCTGTCTTGGAAAAGAATGTGACTTCATTGTCATCTCAATGTTGTCTAACATCTGAGGATAGTCCAAGAACAAATATTTGTGGGGCTCATGATCCATCTATAGTTGTTCCATCAAATGTTAATGGTTCTTTAAATGCTGACTACAAAGTTAAAACATCGGTATGGCCTTCACAGAAGATATTACATTCTAAGGTAGAAGCTGAATATGATGTGCAAGGACAAGAAATGTTTTCCTCCTCAACTATGACAGCTGAAACTATattgaaagagaaaacaaaGCACTTAACCACAAAGAGGCAAAATCATAGCACAAGGTTAGAGTGAAAAAAAAGATTCTTATAAGTTCTTTATGTAATCTTTCTGTTTACACTTTTGCTAAATATCTCAATGTAATTTCAGGAAGTGTGATAATGCTCCTCCAAAGATGAGGCGTCATAACGTTACTATTCAAGCTGGGCAGAGTCCAGTTGACAGTTCTCTAAATTTGAAAGGTATAGCTAGTTATAAGAGTGTTGTTATGATAAAGGTATAGCTAGTCGTGCATACTCAAATGCAAAAGTATATGGAGTGTTGTTAAAGATCTGTGCCAGTTGTAGCAAAATTATATGATAAAGTTCATTTTATAGACCTAACTATTTAACGTTTCACTATAAAGAAATGAGCTTGTACATGGTTTTTAGCGGTAATGATGACATACATAAGTTAACTGTTCAGGTGCATCAGACATTGATCATAAAGAGCTGGTAGCAGTTGCAAACATGGTTCATGTTGCCAAAAGTATGCACCAGAACTTCTATTTCCATACATTCTCTTTATAACTATTTTGATGAGTGTTATAATAGTGTTACTTTCTATCTGCAGGAGTTGCCTCTGATACCCCATATTGGAGTGAAATGGAAATTTTCTTTGCTTCTGTCAGTCCAGAGGACTTAGATTTTCTGAATAAACAAGTACAtactttatataattatatttcatagaTATGTTGCTTATCCAATTTCCAggatgattttttttagtaccaCCTTTTGCAATTTTTTACTTTTCGACAGATGAATCTTTCATTCAAATTCAGAGAGCGGCCGTCCGAAATGTTGGTAGATGAAAATGCAACACTAGTGTGtttgtatttctttttgtttcattttgatGCAAATCAGTGGTTTGGTTAATAACCAAGGCTGAGAAAAAATAAGATGGAATCTAGTTGTACTAAAGTGagaaaaatgattttctaaGATTGCATTTTTTACAGAGGAATACActgccctatatatatacatgctagACTACACAAAACCCTATTTTGGTTTCATCTGCCATAATAGTTCCTATGGTTTCATATGCTACAACAGTTCATAGGGTTTCATCTGCCATAATAGTTCCTATTGTTTCATATGCTACAACACTAGTCAATCATTTTCCTGGCTTCTAATCATGGTCTGACTTTTGCTGTTACAGGGTCTCAAGGAAATAGAAGGAGATAGTAAAAAACACGAAAATGGCAAAGCACAAGTTTCAGTTGACTCTGATCCTTTATTTCAAGGAGCCCAGAGTATGAGTAGATTGGACAGAGGTCCCTCATTAACCCAGAGAGTTCTTTCAGCTGTGATTGTTGAAGATGAAGTTGAAGACTTGTACAATCAGAATGAAGGAAGTATTTCCTTTCAGTGCACAAATGATACCCCTGACCATGGTTCACTTGATGTTATGGCGAATGATCCAAATAATTGCAACAGAGTATTAACTGAAGTTGAGTTGGGAGTGGATTTGCAGGCTCCATATAATTGCTTGCTGGATGAAGTTTCCTGTAATAGGAATATTGCATCTCATACTCAAAGTAATCAATATGAATCAAGTTCATCCCATTGCAATGAAAGCTCATCAAATGGTTTCTTGCCATTTCCAGCTAGAGGAGATTTTCCTGTGATTTCCAAAGAGGATTCTGgttcaaaattttcttcaaaGCTTGGCACATCTGATATAT from Ipomoea triloba cultivar NCNSP0323 chromosome 7, ASM357664v1 encodes:
- the LOC116025199 gene encoding uncharacterized protein LOC116025199, coding for MVNPPAGIQSLPQVLGETNGSQNLILESEKDKKFPESMKLFADNIDHRLISSTTSSTGGILTNFPVLEKNVTSLSSQCCLTSEDSPRTNICGAHDPSIVVPSNVNGSLNADYKVKTSVWPSQKILHSKVEAEYDVQGQEMFSSSTMTAETILKEKTKHLTTKRQNHSTRKCDNAPPKMRRHNVTIQAGQSPVDSSLNLKGASDIDHKELVAVANMVHVAKRVASDTPYWSEMEIFFASVSPEDLDFLNKQGLKEIEGDSKKHENGKAQVSVDSDPLFQGAQSMSRLDRGPSLTQRVLSAVIVEDEVEDLYNQNEGSISFQCTNDTPDHGSLDVMANDPNNCNRVLTEVELGVDLQAPYNCLLDEVSCNRNIASHTQSNQYESSSSHCNESSSNGFLPFPARGDFPVISKEDSGSKFSSKLGTSDISSCSSQYQMLPLDDKIRMELQSIGIPLDSMACPPLEEKSVDQEIVELKVELDKQGIKKTQILSQIDEAIQHESQEEKKNVEQEAMNLLLITAYKKLMATRGGNSSRKAASKVVEGKTKAFANRTLVRYKEYESTGKSCFSEPELKEILFSPPCKKDMKSALSTFRRNFIGGCRKKATRRKSYPRYKAKSGASNAGKAAASSSGGGVQTGESSGSKVRSKRSSSVASLKDDPSSSSGRVKRKKSSVSDEVELLHAPKAIGIEIGAVNGKRSSSSRRAAEAECCGRLKNKAVEEEEVDDVLAWESELHEVPIYLDPAIEDLSKTLSIVVTEKAPSEVSGMHDLEGGWYGGDDDLTTLLNIDEDDMTELDYALRCPWMTFGSPSHK